From the genome of Bradyrhizobium elkanii USDA 76, one region includes:
- a CDS encoding PAS domain-containing hybrid sensor histidine kinase/response regulator, with product MLHDWGVIATAFAYIGLLFFIASRGDRTSPGERGRASQWIYPLSLAIYCTSWTFFGSVGFATRTSIDFLAIYVGPIVMVGLCTPLLRRVIALAKSQNITSIADFIAARYGKSQAVAATVALIAIIGSVPYIALQLKAVAASLETILSEDQAFSKIPVIGDIALMVTLAMAVFAVLFGTRHTDATEHQHGLILAIAAESIVKLVAFIAAGAFVTFWMFSPVELYERALKTPEAARAIEYVPSIGNFLIMTLLSFCAVMLLPRQFHVSVVENSTPAEVTRARWLFPLYLIAINLFVIPIAIAGLVIFPFGAVDADMFVLALPIEGNSQLLSLAVFVGGLSAATAMVIVECVALSIMVSNDIVLPLVLPRSDDARAGQKDFGDFLLKARRFSIFAIMVLAYFYYRALGNTQLVAIGLLSFAAITQLAPAFFGGLFWRRATARGAMAGMLVGFATWLYTLFIPSFLETSTAGLMLLQHGPFGVEALRPQALFGADLPPLLHGVLWSLALNILTYVLFSLARAPSSIELLQADVFVPNALAPIAPSFRRWRTTVTVEDIQSTVTQYLGPDRTREAFASFAVDRNIVLLASAPADFELLQHAERLIASSIGAASSRLVMSLLLQRRTVSAKAALKLLDDSHAALHFNREILQTALNHVRQGIAVFDADLQLICSNRQFSELLGLPQHLVQLGIPLSEILEFMGAISPPASGDGDGLLQARLRAYTTEGEPYLERFTDRHLVIEVRANRMPGGGLVITFSDVTPSFEAAEALERANATLEKRVRDRTEELTRLNSELALAKGIAEDANASKTRFLAAASHDILQPLNAARLYVTSLVERQNGGEDSRLVENIDDSLEAIEDILGALLDISRLDAGAMTPAITSFRMADLMRSLEIEFMPIARDKGLDLRFVACSLPVESDRSLLRRLLQNFISNAIKYTPRGRVLIGCRRRGATLQISIFDTGVGIPVQKRGEIFKEFHRLEQGARIARGLGLGLSIVERLARVLNHRIAISANVSGGSAFSVTVPVATAVNHTAAVTTATPLSKTPMSGSLIVCIENDPAILDGMKTLLTAWDAEVIAVLDADGAISAIEAAGGRVTGVLVDYHLDRGNGVAAIREIRRRFGDGIPAILITADRSPAVRAAAREENIAVLNKPVKPASLRALLGQWRTQQMVAAE from the coding sequence ATGCTGCACGACTGGGGCGTAATCGCCACGGCGTTCGCCTACATCGGATTGTTGTTCTTCATCGCCAGCCGCGGCGACCGCACGTCGCCGGGCGAGCGCGGCCGCGCCAGCCAGTGGATCTATCCGCTGTCGCTGGCGATCTACTGCACCTCCTGGACCTTCTTCGGCTCGGTCGGCTTCGCCACCCGCACCAGCATCGACTTCCTGGCGATCTATGTCGGCCCGATCGTGATGGTCGGATTGTGCACGCCGCTGCTGCGCCGGGTGATCGCGCTCGCCAAGTCGCAGAACATCACCTCGATCGCCGACTTCATCGCCGCGCGCTACGGCAAGAGCCAGGCGGTGGCGGCGACCGTGGCGCTGATCGCGATCATCGGCTCGGTGCCCTACATCGCGCTGCAGCTGAAGGCGGTGGCGGCGTCGCTGGAGACCATCCTGAGCGAGGACCAGGCGTTCTCGAAAATCCCCGTGATCGGCGACATCGCGCTGATGGTGACGCTGGCGATGGCGGTGTTCGCAGTGCTGTTCGGCACCCGCCACACCGACGCGACCGAGCACCAGCACGGCCTGATCCTGGCGATCGCGGCCGAGTCCATCGTCAAGCTGGTCGCCTTCATCGCCGCCGGCGCCTTCGTCACCTTCTGGATGTTCTCCCCGGTCGAGCTCTACGAGCGCGCCCTGAAGACGCCGGAGGCGGCGCGCGCGATCGAATATGTGCCGTCGATCGGCAATTTCCTGATCATGACGCTGCTGTCGTTCTGCGCGGTCATGCTGCTGCCGCGCCAGTTCCATGTCAGCGTGGTCGAGAATTCGACGCCCGCCGAAGTCACCCGGGCGCGCTGGCTGTTCCCGCTCTACCTCATCGCCATCAACCTGTTCGTGATTCCGATCGCGATCGCCGGCCTCGTCATCTTCCCGTTCGGCGCGGTCGATGCCGACATGTTCGTGCTGGCGCTGCCGATCGAGGGCAATTCGCAATTGCTCAGCCTCGCCGTGTTCGTCGGCGGGCTGTCGGCGGCGACCGCGATGGTGATCGTCGAATGCGTCGCCCTGTCGATCATGGTCTCCAACGACATCGTGCTGCCGCTGGTCTTGCCGCGCAGCGACGACGCCAGGGCCGGCCAGAAGGACTTTGGCGATTTCCTGCTGAAGGCGCGCCGCTTCTCGATCTTCGCCATCATGGTGCTGGCGTATTTCTACTATCGCGCGCTCGGCAACACCCAGCTGGTCGCGATCGGCCTGTTGTCGTTTGCCGCGATCACCCAGCTGGCGCCGGCGTTCTTCGGCGGCCTGTTCTGGCGCAGGGCCACCGCACGCGGCGCCATGGCGGGCATGCTGGTCGGGTTCGCGACGTGGCTCTACACGCTGTTCATCCCGAGTTTCCTGGAAACCTCGACCGCCGGCCTGATGCTGCTGCAGCACGGGCCGTTCGGGGTCGAGGCGCTGCGGCCGCAGGCGCTGTTCGGCGCCGACCTGCCGCCGCTGCTGCACGGCGTGCTGTGGAGCCTTGCGCTCAACATCCTCACCTATGTGCTGTTCTCGCTGGCGCGCGCGCCGTCCTCGATCGAGCTGTTGCAGGCCGACGTGTTCGTGCCCAACGCGCTGGCCCCGATCGCGCCCAGCTTCCGGCGCTGGCGCACCACGGTGACGGTGGAGGACATCCAGAGCACGGTGACGCAATATCTCGGCCCCGACCGGACCCGCGAGGCCTTCGCCTCCTTCGCCGTCGACCGCAACATCGTGCTGCTGGCGTCGGCTCCGGCCGATTTCGAGCTGCTGCAGCATGCCGAGCGGTTGATCGCCTCCTCGATCGGGGCCGCATCCTCGCGCCTCGTGATGTCGCTGCTGCTGCAGCGGCGCACGGTGTCGGCCAAGGCCGCACTGAAACTGCTCGACGACTCCCACGCCGCCCTGCACTTCAACCGCGAGATCCTGCAGACCGCGCTCAATCACGTGCGCCAGGGCATCGCGGTGTTCGATGCCGATCTGCAGCTGATCTGTTCCAACCGCCAGTTCTCCGAATTGCTGGGGCTGCCGCAGCATCTGGTGCAGCTCGGCATCCCGCTGTCAGAGATCCTCGAATTCATGGGCGCGATCAGTCCGCCTGCGTCCGGCGACGGCGATGGTCTGCTGCAGGCCCGTCTGCGCGCCTACACCACCGAGGGCGAGCCCTATCTGGAACGCTTCACGGACCGCCATCTGGTGATCGAGGTGCGTGCCAACCGGATGCCGGGCGGCGGGCTCGTCATCACCTTCTCCGACGTCACGCCGAGCTTCGAGGCGGCGGAGGCGCTGGAGCGCGCCAACGCGACGCTGGAGAAGCGGGTGCGCGACCGCACCGAGGAGCTGACGCGGCTGAACTCGGAGCTCGCGCTCGCCAAGGGCATCGCGGAAGACGCCAACGCCTCCAAGACGCGATTCCTGGCGGCCGCCAGCCACGACATCCTGCAGCCGCTCAACGCGGCGCGCCTCTATGTCACGAGCCTCGTCGAGCGCCAGAACGGCGGCGAGGATTCCCGCCTGGTCGAGAACATCGACGACTCGCTCGAGGCGATCGAGGACATCCTGGGCGCGCTGCTCGATATTTCCAGGCTCGACGCCGGCGCCATGACGCCGGCGATCACGAGCTTCCGGATGGCCGACCTGATGCGCTCGCTGGAGATCGAGTTCATGCCGATCGCCCGCGACAAGGGCCTCGACCTGCGCTTCGTGGCCTGCTCGCTGCCGGTCGAATCCGACCGCTCGCTGCTGCGCCGGCTGCTGCAGAACTTCATCTCCAACGCGATCAAATATACCCCGCGCGGCCGCGTCCTGATCGGCTGCCGCCGCCGCGGCGCCACGCTCCAGATCAGCATCTTCGACACCGGCGTCGGCATCCCCGTGCAGAAGCGCGGCGAGATCTTCAAGGAATTCCATCGCCTCGAGCAGGGCGCCCGGATCGCCCGCGGCCTCGGCCTCGGCCTGTCGATCGTCGAACGGCTGGCACGGGTGCTCAACCACCGCATCGCGATCTCGGCCAATGTCAGCGGCGGCTCGGCGTTCTCGGTCACCGTGCCGGTCGCGACCGCCGTGAACCATACCGCGGCGGTCACCACCGCCACGCCGCTGTCGAAGACGCCGATGAGCGGCTCGCTGATCGTCTGCATCGAGAACGATCCGGCCATTCTCGACGGCATGAAGACGCTGCTGACGGCGTGGGATGCCGAGGTGATCGCGGTGCTCGACGCCGACGGCGCGATCAGCGCGATCGAGGCCGCCGGCGGCCGCGTCACCGGCGTGCTGGTCGACTACCATCTCGACCGCGGCAACGGCGTCGCCGCGATCCGCGAGATCCGCCGCCGCTTCGGCGACGGCATTCCGGCGATCCTGATCACCGCCGACCGCAGCCCCGCGGTGCGCGCCGCCGCGCGCGAGGAGAACATCGCGGTGCTGAACAAGCCGGTGAAACCCGCCTCGCTGCGCGCCCTGCTCGGACAGTGGCGCACCCAGCAGATGGTGGCGGCGGAGTAG
- the hemA gene encoding 5-aminolevulinate synthase, giving the protein MDYSQFFNTALNRLHDERRYRVFADLERIAGRFPHATWHSPRGSRNVVIWCSNDYLGMGQHPKVVGAMVETATRVGTGAGGTRNIAGTHHPLVQLEAELADLHGKEASLLFTSGYVSNQTGISTLAKLIPNCLILSDALNHNSMIEGVRQAGCERQIFRHNDVAHLEELLIAAGPDRPKLIVCESLYSMDGDVAPLGRICDLAEQYGAMTYLDEVHAVGMYGPRGGGIAERDGVMHRIDIVEGTLAKAFGCLGGYIAGRAEVIDAVRSYAPGFIFTTALPPAICSAATAAIRHLKTSNWERERHQDRAARTKAILTAAGLPVMSSDTHIVPLFVGDPEKCKRASDLLLEDHGIYIQPINYPTVAKGTERLRITPSPYHDDGLIDALAEALLQVWDRLGLPLRQKSLAAE; this is encoded by the coding sequence ATGGATTACAGCCAGTTCTTCAATACCGCCCTCAACCGCCTGCACGACGAGCGGCGCTACCGGGTGTTCGCCGACCTCGAGCGGATCGCAGGCCGCTTCCCGCACGCGACCTGGCATTCGCCGAGAGGCAGCCGCAACGTCGTGATCTGGTGCTCCAACGACTATCTCGGCATGGGCCAGCACCCCAAGGTGGTCGGCGCCATGGTCGAGACCGCGACCCGGGTCGGCACCGGCGCCGGCGGCACCCGCAACATCGCGGGCACCCATCACCCGCTGGTGCAGCTCGAGGCGGAGCTCGCCGACCTCCACGGCAAGGAAGCCTCGCTGCTGTTCACCTCGGGCTATGTCTCGAACCAGACCGGCATCTCGACGCTCGCCAAGCTGATCCCGAACTGCCTGATCCTTTCGGACGCGCTGAACCACAATTCGATGATCGAGGGCGTGCGCCAGGCCGGCTGCGAGCGCCAGATCTTCCGCCACAACGACGTCGCACATCTCGAGGAGCTCCTGATCGCCGCCGGTCCCGACCGGCCGAAGCTGATCGTCTGCGAGAGCCTTTATTCGATGGACGGCGACGTCGCGCCGCTCGGCAGGATCTGCGATCTCGCCGAGCAATACGGCGCCATGACCTATCTCGACGAGGTGCATGCGGTCGGCATGTACGGCCCGCGCGGCGGCGGCATCGCCGAGCGCGACGGCGTGATGCACCGGATCGATATCGTCGAGGGCACGCTGGCAAAAGCCTTCGGCTGCCTCGGCGGCTACATTGCAGGCCGCGCCGAGGTCATCGACGCGGTGCGCTCCTATGCGCCGGGCTTCATCTTCACCACCGCGCTGCCGCCGGCGATCTGCTCGGCCGCGACGGCTGCGATCCGGCACCTGAAGACCTCGAACTGGGAGCGCGAGCGCCACCAGGACCGTGCCGCCCGCACCAAGGCGATCCTGACCGCCGCCGGCCTGCCTGTCATGTCGAGCGACACCCATATCGTGCCGCTGTTCGTCGGCGATCCCGAGAAGTGCAAGCGGGCCTCCGACCTGCTGCTCGAGGACCACGGCATCTACATCCAGCCGATCAACTATCCGACGGTCGCCAAGGGCACCGAGCGGCTGCGCATCACGCCCTCGCCCTACCACGACGACGGCCTGATCGACGCGCTGGCCGAGGCGCTGCTCCAGGTCTGGGACCGGCTCGGCCTGCCCCTGCGCCAGAAGTCGCTGGCCGCCGAGTAA
- a CDS encoding MBL fold metallo-hydrolase, with amino-acid sequence MHTKTDPVHSSAEALRYPWENHPGHDQVVEVAPGVLWARLKLPFRLNHVNIYLLADGDGWTMVDAGFGNEESIAAWTTLFEGPLKHVKVTRLIVTHSHPDHVGLAGWITERFGCPLFMSQVEYLQSVYHQNRGTEERRNAQRLFFRRHGMDEDLTEKLLGRGQDYLKRVSVLPPSYHRLTHGDEVVIGTRRFKVITGGGHALDQVMLYCAADKLFLSADQVLSKISPNVSVWAVEPEQNSLGEYLASLASLTTTLPYDVMVLPGHGVPFYGLKTRIKQLADHHEERCRLIAEACREVPQTSKELVPVVFHKHVLDEHQMGFAAGELVAHVNYMLVEGRLTAEMHADGMLRFKTT; translated from the coding sequence ATGCATACGAAGACCGACCCCGTGCACTCCTCGGCGGAGGCACTGCGATACCCTTGGGAGAACCATCCCGGCCACGACCAGGTCGTGGAGGTGGCTCCCGGCGTGCTGTGGGCGCGACTGAAGCTGCCGTTCCGCCTCAACCATGTGAACATCTATCTGCTCGCCGACGGCGACGGCTGGACCATGGTGGATGCCGGCTTCGGCAATGAGGAATCGATCGCGGCCTGGACCACGCTGTTCGAGGGGCCGCTGAAGCACGTCAAGGTCACCCGCCTGATCGTGACGCATTCGCACCCCGACCATGTCGGTCTCGCCGGCTGGATCACCGAGCGTTTCGGCTGCCCGCTGTTCATGTCGCAGGTGGAATATCTGCAGTCGGTCTATCACCAGAACCGCGGCACCGAGGAGCGGCGCAACGCGCAGCGGCTGTTCTTCCGCCGCCACGGCATGGACGAGGACCTGACCGAGAAGCTGCTCGGCCGCGGCCAGGATTACCTGAAGCGCGTCTCGGTGCTGCCGCCGTCCTATCACCGCCTCACCCATGGCGACGAGGTCGTGATCGGCACGCGGCGCTTCAAGGTGATCACCGGCGGCGGCCACGCGCTCGACCAGGTGATGCTGTATTGCGCGGCCGACAAGCTGTTCCTGTCCGCCGACCAGGTGCTGAGCAAGATCTCGCCCAATGTCAGCGTCTGGGCGGTCGAGCCCGAGCAGAACTCGCTCGGCGAATATCTGGCGTCGCTGGCGAGCCTGACCACCACCCTGCCCTACGACGTGATGGTGCTGCCCGGCCACGGCGTGCCGTTCTACGGGCTGAAGACCCGGATCAAGCAGCTCGCCGATCACCATGAGGAGCGCTGCCGGCTGATCGCCGAGGCCTGCCGCGAGGTGCCGCAGACCTCCAAGGAGCTGGTGCCCGTGGTGTTCCACAAGCACGTGCTGGACGAGCACCAGATGGGTTTTGCGGCCGGCGAGTTGGTCGCCCATGTCAACTACATGCTGGTCGAGGGCCGCCTGACGGCCGAGATGCATGCCGACGGCATGCTGCGCTTCAAGACCACCTGA
- a CDS encoding methyl-accepting chemotaxis protein produces MAFRFKLGKPNLKRIHLPQMGVRGSLFAAFAVIAGMALVISAGAGVVLHQLGGTMTDLSGRDIPRLAASLQLAAQSASLAAQGPGLLAVQSEDALNDRTKKVQDVARLTNAKLGEIIELGADKSVVSALQENVKNTDEATKSLISAARERLEVGALRDKQYNALRKAQAAFVSAASPAMLDAQTRLNAILAAAEVSADDATEAARTVGQISNVLAAGNLMAADMTAALSANSSETLDAIEAEFKAGRERVKSNLEDLPNNPAIVAVRDTASRLLVLGEGKTGVFKIRQKELDAIDYGQTILEETRKLNVGLGISVQQLVDAVQKETDSSTFQARQQISLATMVMIGLGALTLVGSFLFVWLYVGRNILRRIRGLQRSMQLLSDGDLDTEIPQSRQRDEIAVMADALQVFRESMVESRELTENQNKDRSAKAERASRMEAQIVTFESNVRSALGSLQTAANSMQSTAQSMSATADQSSALVNAVASAAEETSVNVQTVSAGTEELSSSIQEIGRQVVTSAEIARKAVEEASATDSTMQGLADNAARISVVVDLIQTIASQTNLLALNATIEAARAGEAGRGFAVVASEVKNLASQTAKATEEIRQQIVSMQEVTTTAVSAIRNISSTIGEINDVTTAIAAAVEQQGAATREIARNIQHAAGGTSEVSSNIVGVSTASAEAGTAAGEVLSASDALRREADVLRSEIDGFLSNIRAA; encoded by the coding sequence ATGGCGTTTCGGTTCAAGCTCGGCAAACCAAATCTCAAGCGTATCCATCTGCCGCAGATGGGCGTCAGGGGCAGCCTGTTCGCAGCGTTCGCTGTCATCGCAGGCATGGCACTGGTGATCAGCGCAGGCGCCGGCGTCGTGCTGCATCAGCTCGGCGGCACCATGACCGATCTTTCTGGCCGCGACATTCCGCGGCTTGCCGCGAGCCTGCAACTTGCCGCGCAAAGCGCCTCGCTCGCGGCGCAAGGCCCCGGCCTGCTCGCCGTGCAGAGCGAGGACGCGCTGAACGATCGCACCAAGAAGGTGCAGGACGTCGCGCGGCTCACCAATGCGAAGCTCGGCGAGATCATCGAGCTCGGCGCCGACAAGTCCGTGGTCAGCGCGCTGCAGGAGAACGTCAAGAACACCGACGAGGCGACCAAGAGCCTGATCTCGGCGGCGCGCGAGCGGCTCGAGGTCGGCGCGCTGCGCGACAAGCAGTACAACGCGCTGCGCAAGGCGCAGGCGGCGTTCGTCTCCGCCGCAAGTCCGGCGATGCTCGACGCGCAGACCCGGCTCAACGCCATCCTCGCCGCGGCCGAGGTGTCCGCGGACGACGCCACCGAAGCGGCCCGCACCGTCGGCCAGATCAGCAACGTGCTCGCCGCCGGCAATCTGATGGCCGCCGACATGACCGCGGCGCTGTCGGCCAATTCCAGCGAAACCCTCGATGCGATCGAGGCCGAGTTCAAGGCCGGGCGCGAACGCGTCAAGTCCAACCTCGAGGACCTGCCGAACAATCCCGCGATCGTTGCGGTGCGCGACACCGCCTCGAGGCTGCTCGTGCTCGGCGAAGGCAAGACCGGCGTGTTCAAGATCCGCCAGAAGGAGCTCGACGCGATCGACTACGGCCAGACCATCCTGGAAGAGACGCGCAAGCTCAATGTCGGGCTCGGCATCAGCGTCCAGCAGCTGGTCGACGCGGTGCAGAAGGAGACCGACAGTTCGACCTTCCAGGCGCGGCAGCAGATCTCGCTCGCCACCATGGTGATGATCGGCCTCGGCGCGCTGACGCTGGTCGGCTCGTTCCTGTTCGTCTGGCTCTATGTCGGACGCAACATCCTGCGCCGCATCCGCGGCCTGCAGCGCTCGATGCAGCTGCTGTCCGACGGCGACCTCGACACCGAGATCCCGCAGAGCCGCCAGCGCGACGAGATCGCCGTCATGGCCGACGCGCTGCAGGTGTTCCGCGAGAGCATGGTCGAGAGCCGCGAGCTCACGGAAAACCAGAACAAGGACCGCAGCGCCAAGGCGGAGCGCGCCTCGCGCATGGAAGCGCAGATCGTCACGTTCGAATCCAACGTCCGCAGCGCGCTCGGCAGCCTGCAGACCGCGGCGAACTCGATGCAGTCGACCGCGCAGAGCATGTCGGCGACCGCCGACCAGTCGAGCGCCCTGGTCAACGCCGTCGCGTCGGCCGCCGAGGAAACCTCGGTCAACGTGCAGACGGTGTCGGCCGGCACCGAGGAGCTGTCGTCCTCGATCCAGGAGATCGGCCGCCAGGTCGTCACCTCGGCGGAGATCGCCCGCAAGGCGGTGGAGGAAGCCAGCGCCACCGACAGCACGATGCAGGGGCTCGCCGACAATGCCGCACGCATCAGCGTCGTGGTCGACCTGATCCAGACCATCGCCTCGCAAACCAATCTGCTCGCGCTCAACGCCACCATCGAGGCGGCGCGCGCCGGCGAGGCCGGCCGCGGCTTTGCCGTGGTCGCCTCCGAGGTGAAGAACCTCGCGAGCCAGACCGCAAAGGCGACCGAGGAAATCCGCCAGCAGATCGTCAGCATGCAGGAGGTGACGACCACGGCGGTCTCCGCCATCCGCAACATCTCGAGCACGATCGGCGAGATCAACGACGTCACCACCGCGATCGCCGCCGCGGTCGAGCAGCAGGGCGCGGCGACCCGCGAGATCGCCCGCAACATCCAGCATGCGGCGGGCGGCACCAGCGAGGTGTCGAGCAACATCGTCGGCGTCTCCACCGCCTCGGCCGAAGCCGGCACTGCCGCCGGCGAGGTGCTGAGCGCCTCCGACGCACTGCGCCGCGAGGCCGACGTGCTGCGCTCGGAGATCGACGGCTTCCTGTCGAACATCCGCGCGGCGTAG
- a CDS encoding outer membrane protein, with amino-acid sequence MKKFLLATAAVAAAVAAFGATAEAADLGSRGYYQKAPAPVYAAPLYNWTGFYLGGHLGGVFSQNNSFNGLALSDSDARFMGGVQGGYDWQLSPMWVIGVEGQYSWVGGHQLNAIFPGGYVYNNNQRGIGSITGRVGYTWGPGLIYVKGGYAYSDNNETVTLGGAPVGFALSDNHSNGWTIGGGAEYMFAPNWSAKVEYQYYDFGDSRFTAPGALVPVGSFHNDEHTVKAGLNYRFNLGNLGGPAYGRY; translated from the coding sequence ATGAAGAAGTTCCTGCTCGCAACCGCCGCCGTCGCGGCGGCCGTCGCCGCCTTTGGCGCGACCGCCGAGGCTGCCGACCTCGGCTCCCGCGGCTACTATCAGAAGGCGCCCGCGCCTGTTTACGCCGCTCCGCTCTACAACTGGACCGGCTTCTATCTCGGTGGCCATCTCGGCGGCGTGTTCTCCCAGAACAACAGTTTCAACGGTCTCGCGCTCTCTGACTCCGACGCCCGCTTCATGGGCGGCGTGCAGGGCGGCTACGATTGGCAGCTGTCGCCGATGTGGGTGATCGGCGTCGAAGGCCAGTATTCCTGGGTCGGCGGCCACCAGCTCAACGCGATCTTCCCGGGCGGCTACGTCTACAACAACAACCAGCGCGGCATCGGCTCGATCACCGGCCGCGTCGGCTACACCTGGGGCCCGGGCCTGATCTATGTGAAGGGCGGTTACGCCTATTCCGACAACAACGAAACGGTGACGCTCGGCGGCGCGCCGGTCGGCTTCGCGCTCAGCGACAACCACAGCAACGGCTGGACCATCGGCGGCGGCGCCGAATACATGTTCGCGCCGAACTGGTCGGCCAAGGTCGAGTACCAGTACTACGACTTCGGCGACAGCCGCTTCACCGCGCCGGGCGCGCTGGTGCCGGTCGGCAGCTTCCACAACGACGAGCACACGGTGAAGGCGGGCCTCAACTACCGCTTCAACCTCGGCAACCTCGGCGGCCCCGCCTACGGCCGCTACTGA
- a CDS encoding FAD-dependent oxidoreductase: MAVDETTIDRLSATAYAFPRHEQTFPTLTAHEIERMRRFGERCSYQDGEALFETGKPGPGMFVVLSGSVSITQRDGLGHVAPIIDQGPGQFLAEIGQLSGRPALVDGHADGVVEALLLPPDRLRALLVAEADLGERIMRALILRRVSLIQGGAGGPVLIGPASVGNMASLQNFLARNGQPHHFLDPETDKDAADLVARYSPTRAELPLVVCPNGTVLRNPSETALAMALGMIGNSAHEKLYDVAVVGSGPAGLATAVYAASEGLSVAVFDSRAFGGQAGASMRIENYLGFPTGISGQALAGRAFNQAQKFGAEMLIPVSIKSLDCTKASGAFVLDTACGHTLRAKSVVVASGARYRRPEIYNLDAFEGRGVWYWASPIEARLCANQDVVLVGGGNSAGQAAVYLSAHARRVNMMIRGGGLGASMSRYLIERIEATPNIELMFNTEVIGLDGAETLQRVRWRSRLAPDEFTMDIRNLFLFVGADPATGWLEGCGVQVDRGGFVMTGVQTGEGARAVPLLETTVPGVFAVGDVRSGSVKRVGGAIGEGAQVVAALHGYLADAGSPTL, encoded by the coding sequence ATGGCTGTAGATGAGACGACGATCGATCGGCTGAGCGCAACCGCCTATGCCTTCCCGCGCCATGAGCAGACCTTTCCGACCCTGACCGCGCACGAGATCGAGCGGATGCGCCGCTTCGGCGAGCGGTGCTCATACCAGGACGGCGAGGCGCTGTTCGAGACCGGCAAGCCAGGTCCCGGCATGTTCGTGGTGCTGTCGGGCAGCGTGTCGATCACCCAGCGCGACGGCCTCGGCCATGTCGCGCCGATCATCGACCAGGGACCGGGGCAGTTTCTCGCCGAGATCGGCCAGCTCTCCGGCCGCCCGGCGCTGGTCGACGGCCATGCCGACGGGGTGGTCGAGGCGCTGCTGCTGCCGCCCGACCGGCTGCGCGCGCTTTTGGTTGCCGAGGCCGATCTCGGCGAGCGCATCATGCGCGCGCTGATCCTGCGCCGGGTCAGCCTGATCCAGGGCGGCGCCGGCGGGCCGGTGCTGATCGGCCCCGCCTCGGTCGGCAACATGGCGTCGCTGCAGAATTTTCTGGCGCGCAACGGCCAGCCGCACCACTTCCTCGACCCCGAGACCGACAAGGATGCCGCCGACCTCGTCGCGCGCTATTCGCCGACACGCGCCGAGCTGCCGCTGGTGGTCTGTCCCAACGGCACCGTGTTGCGCAATCCGTCAGAGACCGCGCTTGCGATGGCGCTCGGCATGATCGGCAACAGCGCGCATGAAAAACTCTACGATGTCGCCGTGGTCGGCAGCGGCCCGGCCGGGCTTGCCACCGCGGTCTATGCGGCCTCGGAAGGCCTGTCGGTCGCGGTGTTCGATTCCCGCGCCTTCGGCGGCCAGGCCGGCGCCAGCATGCGCATCGAAAACTATCTGGGCTTTCCGACCGGCATCTCCGGCCAGGCGCTGGCCGGGCGCGCCTTCAACCAGGCGCAGAAATTCGGCGCCGAGATGCTGATCCCGGTCTCGATCAAATCGCTCGACTGCACGAAAGCGTCCGGCGCATTCGTGCTCGACACCGCCTGCGGGCATACGTTGCGTGCGAAATCCGTGGTGGTCGCCAGCGGGGCGCGCTATCGCCGGCCCGAGATCTACAATCTCGATGCCTTTGAAGGCCGCGGCGTCTGGTACTGGGCCTCGCCGATCGAGGCGCGACTCTGCGCCAACCAGGATGTCGTGCTGGTCGGCGGCGGCAACTCCGCGGGGCAGGCGGCGGTGTACCTGTCGGCACATGCCCGCAGGGTCAACATGATGATCCGCGGCGGCGGGCTCGGGGCCAGCATGTCGCGCTATTTGATCGAGCGCATCGAGGCGACGCCGAACATCGAATTGATGTTCAACACCGAGGTGATCGGGCTCGACGGCGCCGAGACGCTGCAGCGGGTGCGCTGGCGCAGCCGGCTCGCGCCCGACGAGTTCACCATGGATATCCGCAATCTCTTTTTGTTTGTCGGCGCCGATCCGGCGACCGGCTGGCTCGAGGGTTGCGGAGTGCAGGTCGACCGCGGCGGCTTCGTGATGACCGGCGTGCAGACCGGCGAGGGCGCGCGCGCCGTGCCGCTGCTCGAGACCACGGTGCCCGGCGTGTTCGCGGTCGGCGACGTCCGCTCCGGATCGGTAAAGCGCGTCGGCGGCGCGATCGGCGAGGGCGCGCAGGTCGTCGCGGCCCTGCACGGCTATCTCGCCGACGCGGGCAGTCCGACGCTGTAA
- a CDS encoding UBP-type zinc finger domain-containing protein, protein MTKGCTHIAGIQDVTPSALGCEECLKSGSRWLHLRICRTCGHVGCCDDSPNRHATAHFHATGHPVIEGYDPPEGWGWCYVDEVLFDLSKRKTPHDGPIPRYD, encoded by the coding sequence ATGACAAAAGGCTGCACCCATATCGCCGGCATCCAGGACGTCACGCCGAGCGCGCTCGGCTGCGAGGAGTGCCTGAAGAGCGGCAGCCGCTGGCTGCATTTGCGCATCTGCCGGACCTGCGGCCATGTCGGCTGCTGCGACGACTCGCCGAACCGGCATGCCACGGCGCATTTCCACGCCACCGGTCATCCCGTGATCGAGGGCTACGATCCGCCGGAAGGCTGGGGCTGGTGCTATGTCGACGAGGTGCTGTTCGACCTGTCGAAGCGCAAGACGCCGCATGACGGACCGATCCCGCGCTATGATTGA